Proteins co-encoded in one Flavobacterium fluviale genomic window:
- a CDS encoding phosphatase PAP2 family protein, producing MLETIKELDTNLLIYLNGLGSEKYDNFWLFITDQLHWTPLFLLFFYLIYKKIGGRQTLYVLLFVAILIAFTDQTCNLFKHTFQRLRPCNNPDLASIIRIVQVRKSYSFFSGHAANTMAVATFLFLVLKRHFKYFGLLFLWPLVFAYSRIYLGLHYPGDILAGYFFGALFGLLLYLVYRKLKPQYFPE from the coding sequence ATGCTTGAAACAATAAAGGAATTAGATACCAATCTATTAATATACCTTAATGGACTTGGTTCTGAAAAATACGATAACTTTTGGCTTTTTATTACAGATCAGCTGCATTGGACGCCACTTTTCTTATTGTTTTTTTATCTAATTTATAAAAAAATAGGTGGCAGACAAACTTTGTATGTATTGCTGTTTGTAGCAATTTTGATTGCTTTTACAGATCAAACCTGTAATTTATTCAAGCATACTTTTCAACGTTTACGCCCTTGTAATAATCCAGATTTAGCTTCGATTATTCGTATTGTGCAGGTTAGAAAATCATATAGTTTTTTCTCGGGACATGCGGCGAATACTATGGCGGTTGCTACTTTCCTATTTTTAGTTTTAAAACGTCACTTCAAATATTTTGGACTTCTATTTTTATGGCCTTTAGTTTTTGCTTACAGCCGTATTTATTTGGGACTGCATTATCCAGGCGATATTCTAGCAGGATATTTCTTTGGAGCACTTTTCGGATTACTGCTTTATTTAGTGTATAGAAAATTAAAACCGCAATATTTCCCAGAATAG
- a CDS encoding response regulator transcription factor has product MIKVCLADNHPVTHFGVKSYFKDHDQISIVANVGNFSMVRDILQTKEIDILILDLELEGLSSIFEIKSILKNFPKTKIVIFSDLAEQMYAPNAIKAGVSGYVHKTEKLETLGHSIIKVHEGKIIINETVRKNMALIAKQSKSERLYRKLSNREIEVLRYLSDGKKNNEISKILNLNEKTISTYKLRLLTKLNVTNLVDLVNKAKTLEII; this is encoded by the coding sequence ATGATTAAAGTATGTCTAGCAGACAATCATCCTGTGACGCACTTTGGCGTTAAGTCTTATTTTAAAGACCACGATCAAATTTCAATTGTTGCCAACGTAGGCAATTTTTCAATGGTAAGAGATATTCTTCAGACGAAGGAGATCGACATTTTAATTTTAGATTTAGAATTAGAAGGTCTTTCAAGTATCTTTGAAATTAAATCTATCCTGAAAAATTTCCCAAAAACAAAAATTGTTATTTTCAGTGATCTTGCTGAGCAAATGTATGCTCCAAATGCAATTAAAGCAGGAGTTTCCGGGTATGTACACAAAACAGAAAAACTAGAAACACTAGGACATTCTATTATTAAAGTACACGAAGGAAAAATTATCATCAACGAAACAGTACGCAAAAACATGGCCCTTATTGCGAAACAAAGCAAAAGCGAGCGTCTGTACAGAAAACTTTCAAATCGCGAGATCGAAGTTTTGCGTTACTTAAGTGATGGAAAGAAAAACAATGAAATCTCTAAAATCTTAAACCTGAACGAAAAAACGATCAGTACTTACAAATTAAGATTATTGACTAAATTAAATGTTACTAATTTAGTTGACTTAGTAAATAAAGCTAAGACTTTAGAAATTATTTAA
- a CDS encoding RNA polymerase sigma factor, which yields MKIIHLHQEETKIIKLAVENNRQAQQQIYSKFSSKMLSVCRQYIKDIQLAEDVMITAFMKVFTNLKNFEHKGSFEGWIRRIMVNECISYLRVQKKVKFAEDEFFVEKSFNEIDSQFTVEQIQYLIDALPDGYKMVFNLYAIEGYKHNEIAKMLGINEGTSKSQLSHARKMLQTQITILKKQDNGTE from the coding sequence ATGAAAATTATTCATTTACATCAAGAAGAAACCAAAATCATAAAATTGGCTGTCGAAAACAATCGTCAGGCACAGCAGCAGATTTACAGTAAGTTTTCTTCAAAAATGTTAAGTGTATGTCGTCAATATATAAAAGACATTCAATTGGCAGAAGATGTAATGATAACAGCATTTATGAAAGTGTTTACGAACTTAAAAAACTTTGAGCACAAAGGAAGTTTTGAGGGCTGGATCCGCCGAATTATGGTTAACGAATGCATTTCGTATCTAAGAGTTCAGAAAAAAGTAAAATTTGCCGAAGATGAGTTTTTCGTTGAAAAAAGTTTTAATGAGATCGACAGCCAGTTTACCGTAGAACAGATTCAGTATTTAATTGACGCTCTGCCAGATGGTTATAAAATGGTTTTCAATTTATACGCAATTGAAGGTTACAAACACAATGAAATTGCCAAGATGTTAGGAATTAATGAAGGAACATCAAAATCGCAATTATCGCACGCTAGAAAAATGCTGCAAACACAAATTACTATTTTAAAAAAACAAGATAATGGAACCGAATAA
- a CDS encoding M1 family metallopeptidase yields MKKLSLLLLFPAMLIAQEKATTPPVKQQGKYDTNKFSQMYDLLATPNMFRTASGAPGPAYYQQQADYKIDVELDDKNSKLSGSETITYTNNSPDSLEYLWVQLDQNQAKANGQTSLAEGERINQVLPLEGFSSKYLKKDLERGFNIEQVKDAKGNALSYTINETMMRINLTSPLKPGEKISFSIKWWYNINNYRKEGGRSGYELFEKDGNKLYVIAQFYPRMAVYNDVEGWQNMQFWGSGEFALPFGNFDVNITVPADHVIDATGELTNRSEVFTAEQVKRYEQAQKSFDKPVVIVTQAEAEAAEKGFSEKKKTWKFSAKNVRDFGIASSRKFIYDAMAVKLNNKIVMAESVYPKEANPLWGETSTMTVAHTLKSYSSHTFDYPYPKAVSVSAEDQGMEYPMICWNYGRPDENGVTPKEVKNGMIGVVIHEVGHNFFPMIVNSDERQWTWMDEGLNSFLEYLAEQELDPAFPSRRGPAKNIVPYMSGDQKFLEPIMSNSETIHQFGNNAYGKPATGLNILREVVMGRELFDHAFKTYSNRWKFKHPTPEDFFRTMEDASAVDLDWFFRGWFYSTDFVDIGIKEVKQFYVSDTPTADLKDVKVRKGRFGYEKGPFVYLVSGDNTEVNASKKKALKVEDFKPLADYIDQTFTAEEKASIKSPKYFYEVEFNKPGGMIMPILVEITYEDGSKDNYKYPAQIWRKSNETAKKVYATTKAIKSIQIDPKLLTADIDVTNNSWPKAETKSKFD; encoded by the coding sequence ATGAAAAAACTTTCATTATTATTACTTTTTCCTGCAATGTTAATTGCTCAGGAAAAAGCAACCACACCTCCTGTAAAACAACAGGGAAAATACGATACCAATAAGTTTAGTCAAATGTACGATTTGCTGGCAACTCCAAACATGTTTCGTACAGCTTCTGGAGCTCCAGGACCTGCTTACTACCAGCAGCAGGCAGATTACAAGATTGATGTTGAGTTAGATGATAAAAATTCAAAACTATCTGGGTCTGAAACAATAACGTATACTAATAATTCGCCAGACAGTCTGGAGTATTTATGGGTACAGTTAGATCAAAATCAGGCAAAAGCAAATGGACAAACTTCGCTGGCAGAGGGAGAAAGAATAAATCAGGTTTTACCTCTTGAAGGCTTTTCTTCTAAATATTTGAAAAAAGATTTAGAACGTGGTTTTAATATTGAGCAAGTTAAAGATGCTAAAGGAAATGCCCTTTCTTATACGATCAATGAAACAATGATGCGTATTAATCTAACATCTCCTTTAAAACCTGGAGAAAAAATATCGTTCTCCATAAAATGGTGGTATAATATCAATAATTACAGAAAAGAAGGTGGTCGTTCTGGATATGAATTATTTGAAAAAGATGGTAATAAACTTTACGTAATTGCTCAGTTCTATCCAAGAATGGCAGTTTATAATGATGTTGAGGGCTGGCAGAATATGCAGTTTTGGGGAAGTGGAGAGTTTGCTCTTCCTTTTGGAAACTTTGATGTAAATATTACAGTTCCTGCAGATCACGTAATTGATGCTACAGGAGAATTAACAAACAGAAGCGAGGTTTTTACAGCAGAACAAGTAAAAAGATACGAACAGGCTCAAAAATCATTTGATAAACCAGTTGTTATTGTAACACAGGCTGAAGCAGAAGCTGCAGAAAAAGGTTTTTCTGAAAAGAAAAAAACTTGGAAATTCAGTGCTAAAAATGTTCGTGATTTTGGAATTGCTTCTTCTAGAAAATTCATTTACGATGCAATGGCTGTTAAATTGAATAACAAAATTGTAATGGCAGAATCTGTTTATCCAAAAGAAGCAAATCCGCTTTGGGGAGAAACTTCTACGATGACTGTTGCCCACACTTTAAAAAGTTATTCTTCTCATACTTTTGATTATCCTTATCCAAAAGCAGTTTCAGTTTCTGCAGAAGATCAAGGAATGGAATATCCAATGATTTGCTGGAATTACGGTCGTCCAGACGAAAATGGGGTTACGCCTAAAGAGGTTAAAAACGGAATGATTGGTGTTGTTATTCACGAAGTTGGTCATAACTTTTTTCCAATGATTGTAAACTCTGACGAACGTCAGTGGACATGGATGGATGAAGGATTGAATTCATTTTTAGAATATTTAGCAGAGCAGGAATTAGATCCAGCTTTCCCTTCAAGAAGAGGGCCTGCAAAAAATATTGTTCCTTACATGAGTGGAGATCAAAAGTTTTTAGAGCCAATTATGTCAAACTCTGAAACTATTCACCAATTTGGAAATAATGCATACGGGAAACCAGCAACAGGTCTTAATATTTTAAGAGAAGTGGTTATGGGAAGAGAATTGTTTGATCATGCTTTTAAAACATACTCAAACAGATGGAAATTCAAACATCCAACCCCAGAAGACTTCTTTAGAACAATGGAAGATGCTTCGGCAGTAGATTTGGATTGGTTCTTTAGAGGATGGTTTTATTCAACTGATTTTGTAGATATCGGAATTAAAGAAGTAAAACAATTTTATGTTTCAGATACTCCAACTGCAGATCTTAAAGATGTCAAAGTAAGAAAAGGGCGTTTTGGATATGAAAAAGGACCTTTTGTTTACTTAGTTTCTGGAGACAATACTGAGGTAAATGCATCTAAGAAAAAAGCTTTAAAAGTAGAAGATTTTAAACCTTTGGCAGATTATATAGATCAAACTTTTACTGCAGAGGAAAAAGCGAGTATCAAATCTCCTAAATATTTCTATGAAGTAGAGTTTAATAAACCAGGTGGAATGATCATGCCAATTTTGGTTGAGATTACGTATGAAGACGGCTCTAAAGACAATTACAAATATCCAGCTCAAATTTGGAGAAAAAGTAATGAAACAGCTAAAAAAGTATACGCTACAACAAAAGCAATTAAGAGCATTCAAATCGATCCAAAACTGTTAACAGCAGATATCGATGTTACAAATAATTCTTGGCCAAAAGCTGAGACAAAGTCAAAATTTGACTAG
- a CDS encoding polyprenyl synthetase family protein yields the protein MNITSQIKQPIFNEMELFEKKFHESMTSKVALLNRITYYIVNRKGKQMRPMFVFLTAKMVSGGIVNERTYRGASVIELIHTATLVHDDVVDDSNRRRGFFSINALWKNKIAVLVGDYLLSKGLLLSIDNGDFDLLRIISVAVREMSEGELLQIEKARRLDITEDVYYEIIRKKTATLIAACCALGAKAVIEDDAQVENMRKFGELIGMAFQIKDDLFDYSEEAIGKPTGIDIKEQKMTLPLIHVLNTCTPQEKKWLINSIKNHNKDKKRVKEVIAFVKDNNGLAYAENKMVEFQQEALALLQNFEDSEYKEALTLMVNYVIERKK from the coding sequence ATGAATATTACGTCTCAAATAAAGCAGCCTATTTTTAACGAGATGGAACTTTTTGAAAAGAAGTTCCATGAATCGATGACTTCCAAGGTTGCTTTACTAAACAGAATCACTTATTATATCGTAAACCGTAAGGGAAAACAAATGCGTCCGATGTTTGTTTTTCTAACTGCAAAAATGGTTTCCGGCGGTATTGTAAACGAAAGAACCTATCGTGGAGCTTCAGTAATTGAGCTGATTCATACCGCAACTTTAGTACACGATGACGTTGTAGACGACAGTAATCGCCGCCGCGGATTTTTCTCTATCAATGCGCTTTGGAAAAATAAAATTGCCGTTTTAGTTGGTGATTATTTATTGTCTAAAGGTTTATTACTTTCTATAGATAATGGAGATTTTGATTTACTGAGAATTATCTCTGTTGCTGTTCGCGAAATGAGCGAAGGAGAATTACTTCAAATAGAAAAAGCCCGCAGACTGGATATTACCGAAGATGTTTATTACGAAATCATCAGAAAGAAAACGGCAACGCTTATAGCGGCTTGCTGTGCGCTTGGCGCGAAAGCCGTAATCGAAGATGATGCTCAGGTAGAAAATATGCGAAAGTTTGGTGAGCTTATCGGAATGGCTTTTCAAATTAAAGACGATTTATTCGATTACAGCGAAGAAGCGATCGGTAAACCAACCGGAATCGATATTAAGGAGCAAAAAATGACTTTGCCTTTAATTCATGTTTTAAATACCTGTACTCCGCAAGAAAAAAAGTGGCTGATAAACTCCATCAAAAACCACAACAAAGACAAAAAACGCGTAAAAGAAGTGATTGCCTTTGTAAAAGATAATAATGGTTTGGCTTACGCCGAAAACAAAATGGTCGAATTCCAGCAAGAAGCACTTGCATTACTTCAAAACTTCGAAGATTCTGAGTATAAAGAGGCGCTGACTTTGATGGTAAACTACGTCATCGAAAGAAAAAAATAA
- a CDS encoding O-methyltransferase has protein sequence MHFISQELEDYIEQHSENEPELLARLNKETYQKILLPRMLSGHFQGRVLSMLSKLIRPVNILEIGTYTGYAALCLCEGMQENGQLHTIDIKEELVDFQRKYFDASPWGKQIFQHLGEAVNIIPDLDVKFDLVFIDADKENYLNYWEMIVPKMNKGGIILSDNVLWSGKILEPVHPNDVSTKVLLEYNQHLKDDPRVETVLLPIRDGLTVSRVL, from the coding sequence ATGCATTTTATATCTCAAGAATTAGAAGACTACATTGAGCAGCATTCTGAAAATGAACCAGAATTGTTAGCCAGACTGAATAAAGAAACTTATCAAAAAATACTTCTACCTAGAATGTTAAGCGGACATTTTCAAGGACGTGTTTTAAGCATGTTGTCTAAATTGATTCGCCCCGTAAATATTCTTGAAATCGGAACTTATACAGGATACGCTGCTTTATGCTTATGCGAAGGAATGCAGGAAAACGGACAATTGCATACTATTGATATTAAAGAAGAACTGGTTGATTTTCAACGAAAATACTTTGATGCTTCTCCGTGGGGAAAGCAAATTTTCCAGCATTTAGGCGAAGCTGTAAATATTATTCCAGATTTAGATGTAAAATTTGATTTAGTCTTTATTGATGCTGATAAGGAGAATTACCTCAATTACTGGGAAATGATTGTTCCAAAAATGAATAAGGGCGGCATTATTTTATCTGACAACGTTTTATGGAGCGGAAAAATCCTAGAACCTGTTCATCCAAATGACGTAAGTACAAAAGTTCTATTAGAATATAATCAACACTTAAAAGATGATCCCAGAGTTGAAACAGTCTTGCTGCCAATTCGTGATGGATTGACGGTTTCGAGAGTGTTATAA
- a CDS encoding Sec-independent protein translocase subunit TatA/TatB, with protein sequence MFGIGGGELVFILFIVLMLFGSDKVPEIARTMGKAMAQLKNATNDIKSEIQKGAEANGLDSKSLTDITGNINAEINNAKSNILGENGSLLGDTANEIDKVKEDIDTISGPIKRQR encoded by the coding sequence ATGTTTGGTATAGGAGGAGGAGAATTAGTTTTTATACTGTTTATTGTACTAATGCTTTTTGGTTCTGATAAAGTGCCGGAAATTGCACGTACAATGGGTAAAGCTATGGCTCAATTAAAAAATGCTACTAATGATATTAAAAGTGAAATTCAAAAAGGAGCAGAGGCTAATGGTCTTGACTCTAAATCTTTAACGGATATTACAGGAAATATCAATGCAGAAATTAATAATGCAAAATCTAATATACTTGGAGAAAATGGAAGCCTTTTAGGAGACACAGCCAATGAAATCGACAAAGTAAAAGAAGATATTGATACCATTTCCGGACCTATTAAACGCCAAAGATAA
- the dnaG gene encoding DNA primase translates to MISQNTIDSVFETARVEEVIGDFVNLKRAGSNFKGLSPFSDERSPSFMVSPAKGIWKDFSTGKGGNSVKFLMEHSQFTYPEAIRYLARKYNIEIEETEQSEAEKANTDIRESMYLVSEFAAKYFQDVLLNSEEGKAIGLSYFKERGFTNETIKKFNLGYSPETWDALTKEALGKGYKLEFLESTGLTIAREDRPFDRFKGRVMFPIQSMSGRVLGFGGRILTNDKKAAKYLNSPESDIYHKSKVLYGIYHAKQSIAKQNNCYLVEGYTDVIQFHQAGIENVVASSGTALTPDQIRLINRLTRNITVLFDGDAAGLRASIRGIDLILEEGMNVRVCSFPDGEDPDSFARKNSHDALVAYLEENSKDFIQFKASILMGEAKNDPIKKADLIRDMVTSISKIPDRIQREVYIQECARIMDISEQVLVSTLAQLIQKDIAEANKKQKQDQKPFEVHRNQPPKNAGFSGGDPEDPRTGPPDDYPGEPGYYPDAPAEKVNILYGFERKIIEILLLYGSVVENFEDVFLKADEEGNVKEVSEKREYKVFEKVYLSLQEDEVELSNTLFQNIYNNIIDFYNQNETFSLDKYLMHLQPEFAQEVTNILMEDERVTIHNWEGQNIYPKHKSETIEQNVSETIFSMRWYLVSGIIAELKNSLLTDPQEDNSEVLSMVVDYSKLLNNFSKKLGRVVVPYH, encoded by the coding sequence TTGATTTCACAAAATACCATAGATTCTGTTTTTGAAACTGCTCGAGTAGAGGAGGTTATCGGCGATTTTGTGAATTTAAAACGCGCAGGAAGTAACTTCAAAGGATTGAGTCCGTTCTCAGATGAGCGTTCTCCTTCGTTTATGGTGTCGCCGGCAAAAGGGATCTGGAAAGATTTTAGTACGGGAAAGGGCGGAAACTCTGTTAAATTTTTGATGGAACATTCGCAGTTTACGTATCCAGAAGCCATTCGTTACTTGGCCAGAAAGTACAATATCGAAATTGAAGAAACAGAACAGTCAGAAGCGGAAAAAGCAAATACAGATATCCGCGAAAGTATGTATTTGGTTTCTGAATTTGCGGCCAAATATTTTCAGGATGTTCTCCTTAATAGTGAAGAAGGAAAAGCAATTGGTTTGTCCTATTTTAAAGAAAGAGGCTTTACCAATGAAACGATTAAAAAGTTCAATTTAGGATACTCTCCAGAAACTTGGGATGCTTTGACGAAAGAAGCCCTTGGAAAAGGATATAAATTAGAATTTTTAGAAAGTACAGGATTAACAATTGCCCGAGAAGACCGTCCTTTTGATCGTTTTAAAGGACGTGTAATGTTTCCAATTCAAAGTATGTCCGGACGTGTTTTAGGATTTGGAGGACGTATTTTAACTAATGATAAAAAAGCGGCAAAATACCTAAATTCGCCAGAAAGTGATATTTACCATAAAAGTAAAGTGCTTTACGGAATTTATCACGCCAAGCAATCTATCGCCAAACAAAACAATTGTTATTTGGTTGAAGGTTATACCGATGTAATTCAGTTTCATCAAGCAGGAATTGAAAACGTTGTGGCATCGTCTGGAACAGCTTTAACGCCAGACCAGATTCGTTTAATAAATCGTCTGACCAGAAATATTACAGTTCTTTTTGACGGAGATGCTGCAGGTTTAAGAGCATCAATTCGAGGAATCGATTTAATTTTGGAAGAGGGAATGAATGTTAGGGTTTGTTCTTTTCCTGATGGAGAAGACCCAGACAGTTTTGCGCGCAAAAATTCGCATGATGCATTAGTTGCTTATTTAGAAGAAAACAGTAAAGACTTTATACAGTTTAAAGCTTCGATCTTGATGGGTGAAGCTAAAAATGATCCAATCAAAAAAGCCGATTTGATTCGTGATATGGTTACGAGTATTTCTAAAATACCAGACCGTATTCAGCGAGAAGTGTATATTCAGGAATGTGCGCGAATAATGGATATTTCGGAGCAGGTTTTGGTAAGTACGCTGGCGCAGTTAATTCAAAAAGATATTGCAGAGGCGAACAAAAAACAGAAACAAGACCAGAAACCTTTTGAAGTTCATAGAAATCAGCCTCCAAAAAATGCTGGATTTTCAGGAGGTGATCCCGAAGATCCACGAACAGGACCGCCGGACGATTATCCTGGAGAACCTGGCTATTATCCAGATGCGCCAGCAGAAAAAGTAAATATTTTATACGGTTTTGAAAGGAAAATTATCGAAATTCTTCTTTTATACGGAAGTGTGGTCGAAAATTTCGAAGATGTTTTCTTGAAAGCTGATGAAGAAGGAAACGTAAAAGAGGTTTCTGAAAAAAGAGAATATAAAGTATTTGAGAAAGTGTATTTGAGTCTACAGGAAGATGAGGTAGAATTGTCCAATACATTATTTCAAAATATTTACAACAATATAATTGACTTCTACAATCAAAATGAGACTTTTAGTTTAGATAAATATTTGATGCATTTACAGCCTGAATTTGCTCAAGAGGTAACCAATATTTTAATGGAAGACGAAAGAGTTACTATTCATAATTGGGAAGGGCAGAATATTTATCCAAAACATAAAAGCGAAACCATAGAACAAAATGTTTCTGAAACCATTTTTTCAATGCGATGGTATTTGGTATCTGGAATTATTGCAGAATTGAAAAATTCTCTTTTGACAGATCCGCAGGAAGATAATTCGGAAGTTTTGAGTATGGTGGTAGATTATTCTAAGCTATTAAATAATTTCTCAAAGAAATTAGGGAGAGTAGTAGTGCCTTACCATTAA
- a CDS encoding phytanoyl-CoA dioxygenase family protein translates to MNDSKEICSEGFIIINDIYTEDEIEKLISLIEDKTKNDSENATFRKSQDLFAIRQFHKEIPEILDFVFNKNLKEIIESNFGKGYFITKSIYFDKPEKSNWFVAYHQDLTISVDKKIEVENFENWTLKQNQFAVQPPKEILEDNFTIRIHIDKTTKDNGALKVINNSHSKGILRIENLNFETEKETICEVEKGGIMIMKPLLFHASNKTTNNERRRVIHIEFSKQQLPEGLDWSEKTILKN, encoded by the coding sequence ATGAATGATTCAAAAGAAATATGTTCTGAAGGTTTTATAATAATAAATGATATTTATACTGAAGATGAGATCGAAAAACTGATTTCATTAATCGAAGATAAAACCAAAAATGACTCTGAAAATGCTACGTTTAGAAAGTCCCAAGATCTATTTGCTATTAGACAGTTTCACAAAGAAATACCTGAAATATTGGACTTTGTTTTTAATAAAAATTTAAAAGAAATTATTGAATCGAATTTTGGAAAAGGATATTTTATAACCAAATCCATATATTTTGACAAGCCTGAAAAATCAAATTGGTTTGTGGCGTATCATCAAGATTTAACCATTTCTGTTGACAAAAAAATTGAAGTTGAAAATTTTGAAAATTGGACTTTAAAACAAAATCAATTTGCAGTTCAGCCTCCAAAAGAAATTTTAGAAGATAATTTCACGATCAGGATCCATATTGATAAAACTACAAAGGATAATGGAGCTTTAAAAGTGATCAATAATTCACATTCAAAAGGAATTTTGAGAATTGAAAATCTAAATTTTGAAACTGAAAAAGAAACGATTTGTGAAGTTGAAAAAGGCGGCATAATGATTATGAAACCGCTATTGTTTCATGCTTCGAATAAAACTACAAATAACGAACGAAGAAGAGTTATTCACATAGAATTTAGCAAACAACAACTTCCAGAAGGATTAGATTGGAGTGAAAAAACGATTTTAAAAAATTAA
- the rlmN gene encoding 23S rRNA (adenine(2503)-C(2))-methyltransferase RlmN: MQMEKKDIRALSKDQLRDFFVENGDKAFRGNQVYEWLWSKGAHSFEDMTNVAKSTRSMLENNFVINHIKVDTMQKSSDGTVKNAVRLHDGLVVESVLIPTDTRTTACVSSQVGCSLDCNFCATARLKRMRNLEPGEIYDQVVAIDKESRLYYNHPLSNIVFMGMGEPLMNYNNVIKAIDMITSEEGLGMSPKRIMVSTSGIPKMIKKMADDDVKFKLAVSLHSAIDETRARIMPFSKNFPLKDLREALEYWYRKTKSKISYEYVVWKGINDDKASVDALVKFCKYVPCKVNLIEYNPIDDGEFQQASEESIAAYIKALENIGIVVKVRRSRGKDIDAACGQLANKEAE; encoded by the coding sequence ATGCAAATGGAGAAAAAAGACATAAGAGCCTTATCAAAAGACCAGCTTCGCGATTTTTTTGTTGAAAATGGAGACAAAGCTTTTCGAGGCAATCAGGTTTATGAGTGGTTGTGGAGCAAAGGAGCTCACAGTTTTGAAGACATGACAAATGTAGCAAAGTCTACAAGATCAATGCTTGAAAACAATTTTGTGATCAATCATATCAAAGTAGATACGATGCAGAAAAGCAGTGACGGAACTGTAAAAAATGCCGTACGCCTTCATGACGGTCTGGTGGTAGAATCTGTTTTGATTCCAACAGATACCAGAACAACAGCTTGTGTTTCTAGTCAAGTAGGATGCAGTTTAGATTGTAATTTTTGTGCGACAGCAAGATTAAAAAGAATGCGAAATCTGGAACCAGGCGAAATCTATGACCAGGTTGTGGCTATTGATAAAGAAAGCCGTTTGTATTATAATCATCCGCTTTCGAATATCGTTTTTATGGGAATGGGCGAGCCTTTAATGAATTACAACAATGTCATTAAAGCGATCGATATGATTACTTCTGAGGAGGGTTTAGGAATGTCTCCAAAACGAATTATGGTTTCGACTTCTGGAATTCCGAAAATGATTAAAAAAATGGCAGATGATGACGTGAAGTTTAAATTAGCAGTTTCGCTACATTCTGCAATTGACGAAACTCGCGCTCGAATTATGCCATTCAGTAAAAATTTCCCTTTGAAAGATTTACGTGAAGCTTTGGAATATTGGTACAGAAAAACGAAAAGTAAAATTTCATACGAGTATGTCGTTTGGAAAGGAATTAACGACGATAAAGCTTCAGTTGATGCATTAGTAAAATTCTGTAAATATGTGCCTTGCAAAGTCAATTTAATTGAATATAATCCAATTGATGACGGCGAATTCCAGCAAGCTTCAGAAGAATCTATTGCGGCTTACATCAAAGCATTAGAGAATATTGGAATAGTTGTAAAAGTAAGACGAAGCAGAGGTAAAGACATAGACGCAGCCTGCGGTCAGTTGGCCAATAAAGAAGCAGAATAA
- a CDS encoding DUF6702 family protein, protein MKNRLIYCLLGVLFLLTSAFTFHKFYVGVFQVNYAAEKKMLQITSRIFIDDLNNAMEKKYRKKTFVGTSKETQADIDLLKKYLTENFTIKVNGQSKTIAFLSKEIEADDVLVCYSRIKDVDKFKTLEISNTILVDWNAEQQNITHISAFDTKRSVLFTESSRKEVLKY, encoded by the coding sequence ATGAAAAATAGATTAATTTACTGCCTGCTTGGAGTTCTGTTTTTATTGACTTCTGCATTTACTTTTCATAAATTTTATGTTGGTGTTTTTCAAGTGAATTATGCTGCCGAAAAAAAAATGCTGCAGATTACTTCCCGCATTTTTATCGATGATTTGAATAATGCGATGGAAAAAAAATATCGTAAAAAAACATTCGTTGGCACAAGCAAAGAAACACAGGCAGATATTGATTTGTTGAAAAAATATCTAACTGAAAACTTTACAATTAAAGTTAACGGACAGTCAAAAACGATTGCTTTTTTATCGAAAGAAATTGAAGCAGATGATGTGTTGGTTTGTTACTCAAGGATTAAGGATGTGGATAAATTCAAAACATTGGAAATCTCAAACACAATTTTAGTAGATTGGAATGCAGAACAACAAAACATTACACATATTTCAGCATTTGACACCAAAAGAAGTGTTCTTTTTACAGAATCTTCAAGGAAAGAAGTGTTAAAATATTAG